A single Vigna radiata var. radiata cultivar VC1973A chromosome 8, Vradiata_ver6, whole genome shotgun sequence DNA region contains:
- the LOC106769944 gene encoding COMPASS-like H3K4 histone methylase component WDR5B, translated as MATSANSGGGGNQTYKPYRHLKTLTGHESAVSCVKFSNNGTLLASASLDKTLIIWSSATLSLLHRLVGHSEGISDLAWSSDSDSHYICSASDDCTIRIWDATGGDCVKILRGHSDAVFCVNFNPQSSYIVSGSFDESIRVWDVKTGKCVQVINGHSMPVTSVHYNREGTLILSASHDGSCKVWDTKTFAPLKTLIDDKVPAVSFAKFSPNGKFILVATLNDTLKLWNYGSGKFLKIYSGHVNRVYCITSTFSVTNGRYIVSGSEDCCVYLWDLQQKNMIQRLEGHTDTVISVTCHPTENKIASAGLARDATVRVWVQDS; from the exons ATGGCGACGAGCGCCAACAGCGGTGGCGGTGGCAACCAAACCTACAAACCCTACCGGCACTTGAAAACCCTAACTGGCCACGAAAGCGCCGTGTCATGCGTGAAGTTCTCGAACAACGGAACGCTATTAGCCTCGGCATCCCTCGACAAAACCCTAATTATTTGGTCATCTGCCACGCTCTCCCTCCTGCACCGCCTTGTCGGCCACTCTGAGGGCATCTCTGACCTGGCCTGGTCCTCGGATTCGGACTCTCACTATATCTGCTCTGCCTCCGACGACTGCACCATCCGAATCTGGGACGCCACCGGGGGCGATTGCGTGAAGATCCTCCGCGGCCATTCTGATGCGGTCTTCTGTGTGAATTTCAATCCCCAATCAAGCTACATCGTGTCCGGGTCCTTTGACGAGAGCATTAGGGTTTGGGATGTGAAGACCGGCAAATGCGTCCAAGTCATCAACGGCCACTCCATGCCTGTCACCTCTGTGCACTACAACCGCGAGGGCACCCTCATCCTCTCTGCCAGCCACGATGGCTCTTGCAAAGTTTGGGACACCAAAACCTTTGCTCCATTGAAAACCCTCATCGACGATAAGGTTCCTGCTGTCTCCTTCGCCAAATTCTCCCCCAATGGCAAGTTCATTCTGGTCGCAACTCTGAATGACACCCTC AAGCTCTGGAACTACGGGAGTGGGaagttcttaaaaatatattctggGCATGTGAATAGAGTATACTGCATAACTTCTACATTTTCTGTGACTAATGGGAGATATATTGTTAGCGGTTCTGAAGATTGCTGCGTTTATTTATGGGATCTTCAGCAGAAAAATATGATTCAGAGACTTGAAGGCCATACAGATACTGTAATATCTGTTACTTGTCACCCCACAGAGAACAAAATTGCTTCCGCTGGTCTCGCTCGAGATGCAACTGTGAGGGTTTGGGTACAGGATTCCtga
- the LOC106771266 gene encoding uncharacterized protein LOC106771266 → MKEFPSCFGENGVQVADSSSSSTTRAAQNVVTCVYQCKLRRRSCLITVSWTKTLMGQGLSVGIDDLGNHCLCKVEIKPSLFSKRKGSKNLEVQSGKIDIFWDLSCAKFGSGPEPLEGFYLAVVFNKELVLLLGDLKKEACKKMDSDCAFSHSGTVFIAKREHIFGKKFYGAKAQFCDKGQVHDVTIECDTVGFNDPSLVIRIDSKTVMQVKRLKWKFRGNHTILVDGVPVEVFWDVHSWLFGNAMGNAVFMFQTCISSEKVWEAQSASDTTALSWASSQQCFGFSLILYAWKHE, encoded by the coding sequence ATGAAGGAGTTTCCTTCTTGTTTTGGAGAAAATGGGGTTCAGGTTGCTGACTCATCCTCATCAAGCACCACAAGAGCGGCTCAAAATGTTGTCACGTGTGTCTACCAGTGCAAATTAAGACGCCGTTCATGTCTGATCACGGTCTCCTGGACCAAAACTCTGATGGGTCAAGGCTTGAGCGTGGGAATTGATGATTTAGGAAATCATTGTCTCTGCAAGGTTGAGATAAAGCCATCGCTATTCTCGAAGAGAAAAGGGTCCAAGAATTTGGAGGTCCAATCTGGTAAAATTGATATCTTTTGGGATTTGAGCTGTGCCAAGTTTGGTTCCGGGCCTGAGCCGCTGGAGGGGTTCTACTTAGCGGTGGTGTTCAACAAGGAGCTGGTGTTGCTGCTTGGGGATCTGAAAAAGGAGGCATGCAAGAAAATGGACAGTGATTGTGCTTTTTCCCACAGTGGTACCGTTTTCATTGCAAAAAGAGAGCATATTTTTGGGAAGAAGTTTTATGGTGCAAAGGCTCAGTTTTGTGACAAGGGGCAAGTGCATGATGTCACAATTGAGTGTGATACTGTGGGTTTTAACGATCCCTCTCTTGTGATTCGGATTGATAGCAAGACAGTGATGCAGGTGAAGCGTCTCAAGTGGAAGTTCCGAGGGAATCACACCATTTTGGTGGATGGGGTTCCGGTTGAAGTGTTTTGGGATGTGCATAGTTGGCTCTTTGGGAATGCTATGGGCAATGCAGTGTTCATGTTCCAAACATGCATTTCAAGTGAAAAGGTGTGGGAAGCCCAATCAGCTTCTGATACCACTGCACTGTCATGGGCTTCTTCTCAGCAATGCTTTGGCTTCTCTCTCATTTTGTATGCTTGGAAACATGAGTAG